GTGTCAGAGGGCTAGTGAATATGAGACCCCATTCCTCATCCGCCACGCGCAATGCCAGCTTCTTTACAGCCTCTATCCCTTCTTCGTCTAATGGAATGTTCGAGCTCCCTTGGGCACGCCCTTCTTTATTCCACGTAGTCACACCGTGCCGGATAAAACCAATAATAGTCAATTTAATCCCCCCCTAGATATTAGGCCTGAAAGATGGTGTTCTTTTAATCCACAGATAATTTAATACTACGCCCAGTAATAATACAAATGCTCCGAAATAAAATGGATAATCGACATCCACATCAAATAAAGCACCACCAATGATTGGGCCGAAGACATTTCCGATACTCGTGAACATCGAGTTCATGCCACCGACAAACCCCTGCTCATTTCCTGCAATTTTCGACAAATAAGAAGTTGCTGCCGGTCGTATCAAGTCAAACCCTACGAAGATAACCATAGTAACAGCCAGTACGGAAAAGTAACTTTGCACGAATGTTGTCAGAAAAACTAAAATGGATGAAAAGACTAAACAGCAAAAGATTAAACGTTTTTCTCCTATCATTCTCGCCAGCTTGTCGAATAATACTACTTGCGCGACTGCTCCGACCAGCCCGCCTCCTGTAATAATGATCGCGATGTCCTTAGGCGTAAATCCAAACTTATGGTCAACGAACAAACTGAAAATCGATTCAAATGCAGCGAGACCGAAAGATAAAATCAATATAATAATGAAGACAATAAAATAATGACGTGCAAATACCCGCTTTAACCCAGGTTTAGTTGCATCCTCCGCTACCGCTTCTTGATAACGTTCAGGTTCACGTAATGCAATAAAGGAAAAGATCGCTGCAAACAAAGCTAATCCTCCAGCAAAGAAGAAAGGAACTCGAGTACCATATGCTGCTAAAAATCCGCCAACCCCTGGACCTAATATAAATCCAGTTGATATAGCAGCAGACATAAAACCTAATGCCTTAGAACGAGTTTCCATCGTAGTGATATCTGCGATAAAGGCAGTAACAGCCGGCATAATAAAAGCCGCACTAATTCCACCTAAAACTCGGGATGCAAATAGTACGGGCAATGTTTGTCCAATTCCAAACAAGAATTCGGAAGAACTAAAAATGATCAAACCTACGACAATCATCTTTTTTCGTCCAAAGGTATCTACCCATCTTCCTGACAAAGGTGAAATAAGCAGTTGGGCCATCGCGAAAGTTGCGACCATATAACCAACCACTGTACCCGATATATGTAATTCATTCATTAATCTTGGCATGACAGGTATGACTAATCCAATTCCTAAAAATGCGATCAGTAAATTAGTCAGTAGTAGACCTAACGTGATGGATTCCTTTTTCATGTACTCTCTCCTACGCTCATTCTTAGTTGATATTGGAATATCATAGCAACGACAGAATGAAGTTACAAGAAGAAAAGTTCCAGTATTTCACTAATTTTCACCACTTTAATTTCATGAACCGCTCAATGAGTTGCTGGCGTGCATTTTCAGGTAATGGCCAACCTTCAATTTCAGTCACAATTTGATCACGCGTGCCGAAGCCCTTGACAAATCCATTTAATCTGGCCGCAAATGTCGAATCGATAAGCGACGCTTCAGAAGGATATAGCGAATATAACGTATCCAAGACATTCGGATAACGCTTCAAATAATACTTTTGGTGGCGGTCTTCAGCTATAGTAAAATGACCTACAGGGGTAATTTCCGTTTCAATTGGTTCGCCAAGCTCTTTCTCCATTTCAATCTTTACTGTATCGATTATCTGTTTTTGTTGTTGGTTGTGATAACGCAATGATGAGACATACTGTTGCCCTTTGTATTGATCACGGTTTGGATAGTGATTACGCCAAAAATGAAGAAGTATTTCTTCATAAGAAATTATCTTCGGGTCATAATCAATTTCCACCGTTTCGGTATGATCTTTTATTGTCTTATATGTTGGGGCCGCTGTAGTTCCACCTGTGTACCCTACTCGTGTCCTCACGACGCCTTGCAAGCTTCCAAAGCGTGCGTCTGGCCCCCAAAAACAGCCCATTCCAAATGTTGCGGTTTCCAATTCCCTATTTTTCGTCAGTTCTTTATCCATTTCAACAGCAGTTAGCAAGATAATCCACCCCTTCATGTTAATTGTACTATACGCGAATTGAAAATATAAAAAACAGAGTCCATTTTGAGAAGGACTCTGAATGAAACGTATTATGACATTTCACTTTTTCCACTCATTTTCTAGCATACCGTATACGATTAAATCATGATAATGATCATATAGAAACTCTCCGTCACGAATGACTCCCTCTTTCTTAAAACCTAACCGTTCTGGAACGGCTTGACTACGTATATTTTCCGTAGCACATCGAATTTCTACTCGATGTAGATCATATCCTTCAAATGCATAGTCTACTAGCGCGGACACTACTGCCGTCATAATTCCTTTTCCTTGATAATCTTGCGCCAGC
This window of the Sporosarcina ureae genome carries:
- a CDS encoding MFS transporter, producing MKKESITLGLLLTNLLIAFLGIGLVIPVMPRLMNELHISGTVVGYMVATFAMAQLLISPLSGRWVDTFGRKKMIVVGLIIFSSSEFLFGIGQTLPVLFASRVLGGISAAFIMPAVTAFIADITTMETRSKALGFMSAAISTGFILGPGVGGFLAAYGTRVPFFFAGGLALFAAIFSFIALREPERYQEAVAEDATKPGLKRVFARHYFIVFIIILILSFGLAAFESIFSLFVDHKFGFTPKDIAIIITGGGLVGAVAQVVLFDKLARMIGEKRLIFCCLVFSSILVFLTTFVQSYFSVLAVTMVIFVGFDLIRPAATSYLSKIAGNEQGFVGGMNSMFTSIGNVFGPIIGGALFDVDVDYPFYFGAFVLLLGVVLNYLWIKRTPSFRPNI
- the msrA gene encoding peptide-methionine (S)-S-oxide reductase MsrA, producing MLTAVEMDKELTKNRELETATFGMGCFWGPDARFGSLQGVVRTRVGYTGGTTAAPTYKTIKDHTETVEIDYDPKIISYEEILLHFWRNHYPNRDQYKGQQYVSSLRYHNQQQKQIIDTVKIEMEKELGEPIETEITPVGHFTIAEDRHQKYYLKRYPNVLDTLYSLYPSEASLIDSTFAARLNGFVKGFGTRDQIVTEIEGWPLPENARQQLIERFMKLKW